A genomic segment from Glycine soja cultivar W05 chromosome 20, ASM419377v2, whole genome shotgun sequence encodes:
- the LOC114403442 gene encoding uncharacterized protein LOC114403442, which translates to MLGCTDCISVVPGEPQTCAGAAILTDIVFWVWGVIVPFLQIPHLRLSPGCVKRLSLKDHLTQQDHEPQALFYNISCKHMLLFPNGWPYPFLELNNKWAPIWYLCLAVIHAPCYGVYYLIVRDKNTILPRLFPQAFLSQDVPEYEGILRL; encoded by the exons ATGCTTGGATGCACCGATTGCATCTCCGTGGTTCCTGGTGAACCTCAG ACTTGTGCAGGGGCTGCCATCCTAACAGACATTGTATTTTGGGTTTGGGGTGTTATAGTCCCATTCTTACAAATTCCTCACTTAAGACTAAGCCCA GGTTGTGTCAAAAGACTCTCGTTGAAAGACCACCTCACACAACAAGATCATGAG CCACAAGCTTTGTTCTACAACATTAGCTGTAAGCATATGTTGTTGTTCCCAAACGGGTGGCCATATCCCTTTCTGGAGCTTAATAACAAGTGGGCTCCTATATG GTATTTGTGCTTGGCAGTAATTCATGCCCCTTGCTATGGCGTGTATTATCTTATAGTGCGAGACAAAAATACGATTCTCCCCAGATTGTTCCCTCAAGCATTTTTGTCACAGGACGTTCCAGAGTATGAAGGAATCCTCAGACTATGA
- the LOC114401810 gene encoding AT-hook motif nuclear-localized protein 19-like, which translates to MDSSSQRFPPPTLATANLPLLAPPTKNACGRPCGSKNKPKSTSLSGQPVKPSVKLVTINIVPRMDVMETILDVARRDHVSVVILNAFGTIKNATVCDSPQGVPTLLIGPFSMLSFTGYYLYNNQYALHPGATPPPLFSFGIKLCISHGQVFNGLIGGSVIAGDNVSLMVSTFREPNISKFIPEGKEGNNNDNNA; encoded by the coding sequence ATGGATTCCTCCTCCCAACGCTTTCCACCACCAACACTCGCCACTGCCAATCTGCCTCTCTTGGCCCCACCTACCAAGAATGCATGTGGTAGGCCCTGCGGCTCAAAGAACAAGCCTAAGTCTACCTCCCTCTCAGGTCAACCAGTTAAGCCCTCTGTGAAGCTTGTCACCATCAACATTGTTCCACGTATGGATGTCATGGAGACCATCCTTGACGTTGCTCGTCGTGACCATGTTAGCGTCGTCATTCTCAATGCATTTGGCACGATAAAAAATGCGACTGTTTGTGACTCACCACAAGGTGTCCCTACCTTGCTCATTGGACCCTTCTCCATGCTCTCCTTCACTGGCTACTACTTATACAATAACCAGTATGCCCTTCACCCAGGAGCCACCCCTCCCCCTCTGTTTTCCTTTGGGATCAAACTATGCATATCTCATGGGCAGGTCTTCAACGGACTTATTGGCGGCAGCGTCATTGCCGGTGATAATGTCAGCCTCATGGTCTCCACCTTCAGAGAACCAAATATTAGCAAATTTATTCCCGAAGGAAAAGAAGGGAACAACAATGACAACAATGcataa